In Aspergillus fumigatus Af293 chromosome 2, whole genome shotgun sequence, a genomic segment contains:
- a CDS encoding cyclin family protein, with the protein MDAKPQRIRVRTDENAPVALPGNKTIHHRNKSTPALSAAFQNGTTRNGLRRAAFGDVSNTANLVKGSRDDASLAGKKQVKVVEKAPAVVPARRTTILSQPAQRPMSMTSLKGLVNNASNLKALEPSAKQMGITQHAPNTRKPLNKRNTVFKDTLEPLAETKESASKEHVTEVTDDNEGTTTSLPATGQGITKDDARLIQDSKIQSDDTEEYSIVNSDDIDRANRDLYKADDDNCKVQVIEQLHEHCANTSEADDLPKSHRESASSAHLAQSEPEEYWDEEDDENEEDDGYVTARSYRSRGDNTTGGATTILFPKYNSQVRRELALAKQVVEATRTAEDIEDEYWDTSMVAEYSDEIFEYMREQEIRMLPNAHYMDNQAEIQWSMRSVLMDWLVQVHHRFSLLPETLFLCVNYIDRFLSSKIVSLGKLQLVGATAIFIAAKYEEINCPSVQEIVYMVDGGYTVDEILKAERFMLSMLQFELGWPGPMSFLRKISKADDYDLETRTLAKYFLEVTIMDERFVGSPPSFLAAGAHCLARLMLRKGTWTPSHVHYAGYTYSQLYPLVSLILECCEIPRKHHSAIFEKYTDKRFKRASLFAEAEIKKGFCLPEVTREATSNERNSHYEPAHHWKRV; encoded by the exons CTCCCGTCGCCCTGCCTGGCAACAAAACAATCCATCACCGAAACAAGTCCACTCCCGCCTTATCAGCGGCCTTTCAGAATGGCACGACTAGAAATGGTCTCAGAAGGGCTGCATTTGGCGACGTCAGCAACACTGCCAATCTCGTCAAAGGAAGTCGGGATGATGCCTCCCTTGCGGGAAAGAAACAAGTCAAAGTCGTGGAGAAGGCGCCCGCAGTTGTCCCAGCCAGAAGAACGACCATTCTCTCGCAGCCTGCCCAGCGTCCTATGTCGATGACTAGTCTGAAAGGTTTGGTGAATAATGCCTCCAACCTCAAAGCTCTTGAGCCGTCTGCCAAGCAGATGGGTATTACCCAGCACGCTCCCAATACCCGGAAGCCGCTGAACAAGCGCAACACAGTCTTCAAAGACACCCTAGAACCACTGGCCGAAACTAAGGAATCTGCATCCAAGGAACACGTCACTGAAGTGACAGACGACAACGAGGGTACCACTACTTCATTGCCGGCTACAGGGCAGGGCATCACCAAAGACGATGCTCGGTTGATCCAGGATTCGAAGATACAGTCGGACGACACAGAGGAATACTCCATTGTGAACTCTGACGACATCGACAGGGCAAACAGAGACTTATACAAGGCCGATGACGACAACTGCAAGGTGCAGGTCATTGAGCAGCTGCATGAACATTGCGCAAACACCAGCGAAGCGGACGACCTCCCAAAGAGCCACCGCGAATCTGCCTCAAGTGCCCACCTAGCCCAGTCGGAGCCGGAGGAGTACtgggatgaggaagatgacgagaacgaagaggatgacgggTATGTCACTGCACGCTCTTACCGTTCTCGTGGCGATAACACGACCGGAGGAGCGACCACCATTTTGTTCCCGAAATACAACTCTCAAGTGCGTCGCGAGCTGGCTTTAGCCAAGCAGGTCGTCGAAGCTACCAGAACAGCGGAAGACATCGAAGATGAATACTGGGACACTAGTATGGTCGCTGAATATAGTGATGAAATTTTCGAATACATGCGGGAGCAAGAG ATCAGGATGCTGCCAAACGCCCATTACATGGATAATCAAGCAGAAATCCAATGGTCCATGCGCTCTGTTCTCATGGACTGGCTTGTACAGGTCCACCATCGGTTCTCGCTGCTTCCAGAGACACTTTTCTTGTGTGTGAACTATATCGATCGCTTCCTCTCGAGCAAGATCGTGTCTCTGGGCAAGTTGCAGCTTGTAGGTGCGACCGCAATCTTCATTGCTGCGAAGTATGAAGAGATCAATTGCCCATCAGTCCAAGAGATTGTGTACATGGTTGACGGAGGCTATACGGTGGATGAAATCCTGAAAGCCGAGCGTTTCATGCTGAGCATGCTGCAGTTCGAATTGGGATGGCCTGGACCGATGAGTTTCCTGCGGAAGATTAGCAAGGCTGACGATTATGACTTGGAGACTCGCACCTTGGCTAAGTACTTCTTGGAGGTGACTATCATGGATGAGCGCTTTGTCGGAAGTCCTCCGAGCTTTCTGGCCGCAGGTGCTCATTGTCTTGCCAGGCTGATGCTGAGAAAAGGAACTTGG ACCCCGTCCCATGTCCACTATGCAGGTTACACTTACTCTCAACTCTATCCTCTGGTCTCACTGATCCTCGAATGCTGCGAGATTCCACGCAAACATCACTCAGCCATTTTCGAGAAGTACACCGACAAACGTTTCAAGCGTGCTTCTCTGTTTGCCGAGGCGGAAATCAAGAAGGGGTTCTGTCTGCCTGAAGTGACAAGAGAAGCTACCTCCAACGAGCGCAACTCACATTACGAGCCAGCCCACCACTGGAAACGAGTCTAA
- a CDS encoding RNA helicase, which yields MGPKKKPDARGVPKPGTKQAKAAAERLAENAKKAQAATEEPKKPSVKEVIGGASWTGKLPVNMLAEHCQKQKWEKPEYTMMRTSDGYISSVILKRIDPKTRELTVLPPMKPPSSHKHLAAQPTALEARHFAAAYALFRVCNMRNLHMMLPPTYKKLWKEDFTDLKNADTKEGKGWMYEADPFLAKQERETAAAEQEKKRKEREKAQAKEKETAVDLGVGSSGENRGKRIWSQAPKVDLGNRIRRELEELLRQHTIWNPYNIQISEAERKAIVEEFLGLGFRRSHVEEATAACRDREEVLEWLLVYVPEDDLPRWCLPERYTAGVTLASDDLGREAKIKRLASFGYSADLCAQTLDNKRGDELAAAEFLQRTLVHGENHSLDSLSVGDEDSWVEEQDTLEAIFGERYKRLSSKVCEIKSEAPNIPGSLSFRFQKPSAGYPSSVPVIAIQGTGIPAYIRLSAIRQAVQFAEENFLGESMIFNIMDWLETHLPGIIENPGKLRDISTVTGSSSSAVGSFPRLPVRQSRKQSRKIDWNPGSPLGVSIREAWKARQSTTAQQEMTRKRESLPAWKIQDAIIQAVNTHQVTIISGETGSGKSTQSVQFILDDMIKRGLGGVANIICTQPRRISALGLADRVSDERCTSVGKEVGYIIRGDSRMRPGETKITFVTTGVLLRRLQSGSGPDGNVAGSLADVTHVVVDEVHERSLDTDFLLALLRDVLPYRPDIKVILMSATLDAEIFMDYFGGREKVGLVNIPGRTFPVSDYYLDDIVRYTGFAPELAERGLDEDVMSPPQGDESLGKLLRGLGMGINYELIASTVRYIDSQLGDQPGGILIFLPGTMEIERCLNAVRKIPNVHPLPLHASLLPAEQKRVFLSPPKGKRKVIAATNVAETSITIEDVVAVIDTGRVKETSYDPKDNMVRLQEVWASQAACKQRRGRAGRVRAGSCYKLYTRKAESSMPQRPEPEIRRVPLEQLCLSVKAMKGIDDVATFLASTITPPESVAVEGAIDFLHRVGALDHDRLTALGRYLSMIPADLRCAKLMVYGSIFGCIDACVTISAILTVKSPFISPRDKRDEADAAKASFSKCDGDLLTDLAAYQQWSERTKAQGYWQTQSWCSANFLSHQTLRDISSNRAQFISSLKDAGILPVDYSDSEPSSAWNRNNGNRSLLRAIIAGAFQPQVAQISFPDKKFASSVTGTVEIDPDARTIKYFNQENGRVFIHPSSLLFSAQSYSGAAAYLSYFTKMATSKVFIRDLTPFNPYSLLLFCGSITLDTMGRGLIVDGWLRLRGWARIGVLVSRLRLMLDEIIAARIDNPGFSPASNDVGDRVIEIVKKLVEFNGLDQ from the exons ATGGGTccaaagaagaagcccgACGCCCGTGGAGTCCCCAAGCCTGGGACTAAGCAAGCCAAAGCCGCCGCAGAGCGATTAGCTGAAAACGCAAAGAAAGCGCAGGCCGCCACAGAGGAACCGAAGAAACCATCTGTGAAGGAGGTGATCGGGGGCGCATCATGGACTGGAAAGCTGCCGGTCAATATGCTCGCGGAGCATTGTCAGAAGCAGAAGTGGGAGAAGCCTGAATATACAATG ATGAGAACTTCAGATGGCTATATCTCTTCAGTCATATTGAAACGGATTGATCCAAAGACTCGAGAACTGACCGTACTTCCTCCCATGAAGCCGCCATCATCACACAAGCATTTGGCGGCTCAGCCGACGGCGCTGGAAGCTCGCCATTTCGCTGCTGCCTACGCCTTGTTTCGAGTCTGCAACATGAGAAACCTACATATGATGCTCCCGCCTACCTATAAGAAGCTGTGGAAAGAGGACTTTACCGACTTAAAGAACGCAGATACCAAGGAAGGGAAAGGGTGGATGTACGAAGCCGATCCATTCCTAGCGAAACAAGAACGAGaaactgctgctgcagagcaagaaaagaaacgaaaagagagagaaaaggCGCAGGcgaaagagaaggagaccgCTGTCGACTTGGGTGTAGGCTCAAGTGGCGAGAACAGAGGAAAAAGGATCTGGTCGCAAGCTCCAAAGGTTGATCTGGGAAATAGAATTCGCCGTGAACTCGAGGAGCTGTTGCGACAGCATACAATCTGGAATCCGTACAACATACAGATTTCGGAGGCTGAGCGCAAAGCTATTGTTGAAGAGTTCCTCGGTTTGGGCTTCCGACGCAGTCATGTTGAAGAGGCTACCGCCGCCTGTAGAGACCGGGAAGAGGTTCTTGAGTGGCTTCTCGTCTACGTCCCGGAGGATGACCTCCCGCGGTGGTGTCTGCCCGAGAGATATACCGCCGGTGTGACTCTCGCCAGCGATGACCTTGGAAGGGAGGCCAAAATCAAACGGCTTGCCTCTTTTGGATATTCAGCTGATCTGTGCGCTCAAACCCTGGATAACAAGCGCGGTGATGAGcttgcagctgcagaatTTTTACAAAGGACTTTAGTGCACGGTGAAAATCATTCCCTGGACTCATTGTCCGTGGGGGACGAAGATTCTTGggtggaggagcaggataCACTCGAAGCAATCTTCGGAGAACGCTACAAACGTTTATCATCCAAAGTCTGCGAGATCAAAAGCGAGGCGCCAAATATTCCTGGATCCCTATCTTTTCGATTTCAAAAGCCCTCTGCAGGTTATCCATCGTCTGTGCCTGTGATCGCCATTCAGGGAACTGGTATTCCGGCTTATATACGGCTCAGCGCGATACGGCAAGCTGTACAATTTGCAGAGGAAAACTTCCTGGGAGAGTCAATGATTTTCAATATAATGGACTGGCTGGAAACACATCTACCAGGGATCATAGAAAATCCAGGCAAACTACGAGATATTTCAACGGTAACgggctcttcttcatctgcagtTGGCTCATTCCCAAGGCTTCCCGTTCGTCAGTCACGGAAGCAAAGCAGAAAGATCGATTGGAATCCGGGTTCACCACTAGGCGTTTCTATTCGAGAAGCTTGGAAGGCCAGGCAGTCCACAACGGCACAGCAAGAAATGACTCGGAAACGCGAGTCTCTGCCTGCTTGGAAAATCCAAGATGCTATTATACAAGCCGTGAATACGCATCAAGTGACGATTATTTCAGGTGAAACAGGAAGCGGGAAGAGTACTCAGTCAGTGCAATTTATACTAGATGATATGATTAAACGTGGCTTAGGCGGCGTTGCGAATATCATCTGCACGCAGCCACGCCGAATTTCAGCACTAGGTCTAGCTGATCGAGTTAGCGACGAGCGATGCACCTCGGTGGGGAAAGAAGTTGGATATATCATTCGTGGAGACTCCAGAATGAGGCCAGGCGAGACGAAGATCACCTTTGTCACTACTGGTGTCCTGCTTCGTCGCCTGCAGTCCGGCAGTGGGCCGGATGGCAACGTCGCAGGTTCTCTGGCGGATGTCACACATGTCGTAGTAGATGAAGTTCACGAACGAAGTCTTGACACCGacttcctcctggctctcTTGAGGGACGTGCTCCCATACCGACCAGATATCAAAGTCATCCTGATGAGTGCTACGCTGGACGCAGAGATCTTCATGGACTATTTCGGGGGTCGTGAGAAAGTTGGTCTGGTGAACATTCCGGGTCGAACATTCCCGGTTAGCGATTATTACTTGGATGATATTGTCCGGTACACCGGTTTTGCACCCGAACTGGCCGAGCGAggtcttgacgaagacgTCATGTCTCCTCCTCAAGGCGATGAATCGTTAGGCAAGCTCCTTCGCGGCCTCGGTATGGGCATCAATTACGAATTGATTGCTTCCACTGTCCGATATATCGACTCTCAGTTGGGAGATCAGCCAGGAGGAATACTGATATTCCTGCCCGGAACGATGGAAATCGAAAGGTGCTTGAATGCGGTGCGGAAAATACCCAATGTTCATCCGCTCCCGTTACATGCGTCCCTGCTCCCGGCAGAGCAAAAGCGTGTCTTCCTCAGCCCTCccaaaggaaagagaaaggtcATTGCTGCCACTAACGTTGCTGAGACCTCGATTACCATTGAAGATGTGGTCGCGGTCATCGACACTGGCCGCGTTAAAGAGACTAGCTACGACCCGAAGGACAACATGGTGCGCCTCCAGGAAGTCTGGGCTTCCCAAGCAGCATGCAAGCAACGACGAGGCCGTGCCGGTCGTGTGAGGGCTGGTTCCTGCTACAAGCTGTACACACGCAAAGCCGAATCGAGTATGCCGCAGCGACCAGAACCCGAAATCCGGCGAGTCCCATTGGAGCAGCTGTGCCTGTCAGTCAAAGCCATGAAAGGTATAGACGATGTTGCTACCTTTTTGGCGAGCACCATCACGCCGCCTGAAAGCGTCGCTGTCGAGGGTGCCATAGATTTCCTGCATCGCGTTGGCGCCCTTGATCATGACAGGCTGACGGCACTTGGACGATACTTATCAATGATTCCGGCCGACCTACGCTGCGCCAAACTTATGGTCTACGGCTCCATTTTCGGCTGCATAGATGCCTGCGTCACCATATCAGCTATCCTAACGGTGAAAAGCCCATTCATATCACCCCGCGACAAGCGCGACGAAGCCGACGCCGCCAAAGCGTCCTTCTCCAAATGCGACGGGGATCTCCTCACCGACCTCGCCGCATACCAGCAGTGGTCTGAGCGAACCAAAGCACAGGGCTACTGGCAGACCCAGTCCTGGTGCTCCGCCAACTTCCTCTCGCACCAGACCCTCCGCGACATTTCGTCCAACCGAGCCCAGTTCATCAGTTCTCTCAAGGACGCCGGCATCCTCCCAGTCGACTACTCAGACTCCGAACCCAGTTCCGCCTGGAACCGCAACAACGGGAACAGAAGCCTCCTCCGCGCCATCATCGCAGGTGCCTTCCAGCCGCAGGTAGCCCAGATCTCCTTCCCGGACAAGAAATTCGCCAGCTCCGTGACAGGCACCGTCGAAATCGACCCGGACGCCCGAACAATCAAGTACTTCAACCAGGAAAACGGCCGTGTCTTCATCCACCCAAgctccctcctcttctccgcgCAGAGCTACTCCGGTGCCGCCGCGTACCTCAGCTACTTCACCAAGATGGCGACAAGCAAAGTCTTCATCCGGGATCTAACTC CTTTCAACCCTtactccctcctcctcttctgcggATCCATCACCCTCGATACCATGGGCCGTGGTCTCATCGTTGACGGCTGGCTGCGGCTTCGCGGTTGGGCCCGCATCGGCGTTCTCGTCTCGCGACTGCGTCTCATGCTGGATGAAATCATCGCGGCGCGCATTGACAACCCTGGTTTTAGTCCCGCATCGAATGATGTGGGCGACAGGGTGATTGAGATTGTGAAGAAATTGGTCGAGTTTAATGGGTTGGATCAGTAG